A single region of the Leptodactylus fuscus isolate aLepFus1 chromosome 5, aLepFus1.hap2, whole genome shotgun sequence genome encodes:
- the LOC142202728 gene encoding olfactory receptor 5AR1-like, with product MNDCRNTSHEDEFYIIAFSMSYAKQLGLFLGLLIIYMVALLGNITIVTLVCLVTKLHTPMYFFLCNLAIVDITSTSACIPKLLSITITQDHRISFYPCMTQMFFFILCADGEIFILTSMAYDRYVAICKPLLYHTMMRKNVCIEMASSIWIFGAVNSLSYTILTAILHYCYSHDVHNFFCDLNSVLALSSSDITSRKISLFSEAILIAFIQFTLTIISYVFIFSAILKIRSSAGRMKSFSSCTSHLITVILFYGPSIFLYMKPESEDTKDQDMLLSMLYLVVVPMLNPLVYSLRNKEVREAIVTLLQK from the coding sequence ATGAATGACTGCAGAAATACAAGCCATGAAGATGAGTTTTACATTATCGCCTTCTCAATGTCTTATGCAAAGCAACTTGGGCTGTTTTTAGGGCTATTGATCATTTATATGGTGGCTTTATTGGGTAACATAACAATTGTTACTCTTGTATGTTTGGTAACAAAATTACACACTCCGATGTATTTCTTCTTGTGTAACCTCGCCATTGTAGATATCACATCGACTTCTGCTTGTATCCCTAAGTTACTTTCAATAACTATAACTCAGGATCACAGGATCTCATTTTATCCTTGTATGACCCAGATGTTCTTCTTCATCTTATGCGCTGATGGAGAAATTTTCATTCTCACGTCAATGGCCTATGACCGCTATGTGGCCATATGTAAGCCCTTACTATATCACACAATGATGAGAAAGAACGTCTGCATTGAAATGGCGTCCTCCATATGGATATTTGGCGCTGTAAATTCTCTATCATACACAATACTTACCGCCATATTACATTATTGTTATTCACATGATGTCCATAATTTCTTCTGTGATCTGAATTCAGTGCTCGCTCTTTCCTCCTCAGACATCACAAGCAGGAAGATTTCACTGTTCTCTGAAGCAATCCTTATTGCTTTTATACAGTTCACGCTCACTATAATCTCTTATGTCTTCATCTTCTCCGCCATATTGAAGATCCGTTCCTCGGCAGGACGTATGAAATCTTTCTCCAGCTGCACCTCCCACCTCATCACTGTTATATTATTCTATGGACCAAGTATATTTTTATACATGAAACCTGAATCTGAAGATACTAAAGATCAGGACATGTTACTATCGATGCTTTATCTAGTTGTGGTTCCAATGTTGAATCCTCTGGtctacagtctgaggaataaggaGGTTCGGGAGGCCATTGTAACATTATTACAGAAATAA
- the LOC142202729 gene encoding olfactory receptor 5AR1-like has product MNDCGNTSHEDEFYIVAFSMSYAKQLGLFLGLLIIYMVALLGNVTIVTLVCLIPKLHTPMYFFLCNLAIVDITSTSACIPKLLSITITQDHRISFYSCMTQMFFFIFSADGEIFILTSMAYDRYVAICKPLLYHTIMRNDVYIVMAASIWIFGALNSLSHTILTAILQYCYSHDVHNFFCDLNSVLALSSSDITSRKITLFSEAILIPLIQFLLTIISYVFIFSTILKIRSSAGRMKAFSSCTSHLITVILFYGPSIFLYMKPESEDSKDQDMLLSMLYLVVVPMLNPLVYSLRNKEVWVAIVTLLKK; this is encoded by the coding sequence ATGAATGACTGCGGAAATACAAGCCATGAAGATGAATTTTACATCGTCGCCTTCTCAATGTCTTATGCAAAGCAACTTGGTCTGTTTTTAGGGCTATTGATCATTTATATGGTGGCTTTATTGGGTAACGTAACAATTGTTACTCTTGTATGTTTGATACCAAAATTACACACTCCGATGTATTTCTTCTTGTGTAACCTCGCCATTGTAGATATCACATCAACTTCTGCTTGTATCCCTAAGTTACTTTCAATAACTATAACTCAGGATCACAGGATCTCATTTTATTCTTGTATGACCCAGAtgttcttcttcatcttctctgCAGATGGAGAAATTTTCATTCTTACATCAATGGCCTATGACCGCTACGTGGCCATATGTAAGCCCTTATTATATCACACAATAATGAGAAATGATGTCTACATTGTAATGGCGGCCTCCATATGGATATTTGGTGCTTTAAATTCTCTATCACACACAATACTTACTGCCATATTACAATATTGTTATTCACATGATGTCCATAATTTCTTCTGTGATCTGAATTCGGTGCTCGCTCTTTCCTCCTCAGACATCACAAGCAGGAAGATTACACTGTTCTCTGAAGCCATTCTTATTCCTCTTATACAGTTCCTGCTCACTATAATCTCTTACGTCTTCATCTTCTCCACCATATTGAAGATCCGTTCCTCGGCAGGACGTATGAAAGCTTTCTCCAGCTGCACCTCCCACCTCATCACTGTTATATTATTCTATGGACCAAGTATATTCCTGTACATGAAACCTGAATCTGAAGACTCTAAAGATCAGGACATGTTACTATCGATGCTTTATCTAGTTGTGGTTCCAATGTTGAATCCTCTGGTCTACAGTCTGAGAAATAAGGAGGTTTGGGTGGCCATTGTAACATTATTAAAGAAATAA